Proteins encoded together in one Gemmatimonadaceae bacterium window:
- a CDS encoding helix-turn-helix transcriptional regulator, which produces MALLRGTLDPIVLKTVSWSPMHAFEITAWIEQRSDGRVEVEDAALLQALHRLEDRRLIAAEWGVTKNGRRARYYRITPAGREHLKAESSRLVDHLDAVVAILSAKTAK; this is translated from the coding sequence ATGGCGCTACTTCGGGGAACCCTGGATCCGATCGTGCTCAAGACCGTGTCGTGGTCGCCGATGCACGCCTTCGAAATCACGGCCTGGATCGAACAGCGATCGGACGGCCGCGTCGAGGTCGAGGACGCGGCGCTGCTGCAGGCGCTCCACCGGCTCGAGGACCGCCGGCTTATTGCCGCCGAGTGGGGGGTGACGAAGAACGGGCGGCGGGCAAGGTACTATAGAATCACGCCCGCCGGGCGGGAGCATCTCAAGGCGGAGTCGAGCCGCCTCGTCGATCACCTCGACGCGGTCGTCGCCATCCTCAGCGCGAAGACGGCGAAGTAG